Sequence from the Nilaparvata lugens isolate BPH chromosome 10, ASM1435652v1, whole genome shotgun sequence genome:
atattgttctttgtgCTAACGGGCACATTGGACCGTCTTACTAGAATAACACATTGTCCACATCCATACTGTCAAATTTACGCTACAAGAAAACGATAATCATCAGCTGTATTGCTAAATTGAATTCAGAGCGGCCAAGATTGGCatgtaaatttaaattttaaattaaaataaaaattgcttgtaaattgtttattaaaataaattaagtttatttctttcagaataaaatgagcGTGATTACTGCCGCTGATTCTCCCGCATATTCTATGTACAGTGACAGTATTCTTGGTAGACCTTGCGATCCATTGTTGTATTTCAAACATTCTcagaggagacgataagccgtcggtaccgactacctaaaaagtagtagtcatctctcatcatcatccctctcactcattacccacgcacaagcctatgagcttatgtgggcatcaccctcattattaaatataaattgtttagCAAATTGTGAACAGTCCTCTCGGCAAGATGACTATTGAAACCATAAAATGGGCCAAGCTCTTGCTTGCACAGAGAAAAATTTGCTTTATGAAACAATTTCAACTATAGTTTCAACTATAAGGCCACAATGAATTGTCAAAGCTAGGAAACTCTTGATAGAAAACCCTTTAGTCGATATGCAAGTAGATAGATTTTAGTATATCCCAAAAACTGATTCACATGTCAAAAGACAGCGGATAAATCACAATATGCATAATACAGTCAACAAACTTTATAAAGGAGAAAATACATCACAATGAAAATTGACATGTGagtttctataataatattttattgatttgcaGGCAATCGTCAATCCATTACAAGCCGCATTCAACTGCATAGTCTACAGTAGTTTCAGTTCGAAAATGAATGTGCCCTGGTACCCAGTAGATCATCCACCCATCGAAACTACGCCTCTTCTCAGCACGAATACATCCAGTGATGAAGGCCCTTTGTAAGTGCTCTTAAAAActctattgtttttaaaaaaatcagcGAAAATTTTTGTGAAGAAGTAAACTTTCAAGATTTGCAAGATTCCTGTGGCTATTTGTGActttgtgatattttttgaaaaaaatgaataattagtgATATGGGTGTGTGCACACAGAGAGCGGTCTTAGGAAGATATAGATCTGGATAACaatttatatatctatatcCTCGTTAGGACTGCAGACACTCGGAACACCTTAAAGGTTTatgttgattgaaataaaaCCGGACTTCTAGAGTCCTATGAAACAGTCATCAGATCAATCTTGAGGCTTGAGTACATCTAAAACATCTCACAGGTTTTATTTTGTGAAACTAAGTAGTGGTAAAAATTTGCTAGTGTTTGCAAAGTTCAAGATCTCATAGTTGTATGACAGATACCAGTCACTCATGATGCTACATGATGCAGTATAAACGTGAAAGTACATATTGATAGATAAAATTTTCCAAATGGTTCCAAGTATTTTGTATAAGAGTGTAGTATTGTAAAtgtattctatttttctatgtGTATAAAATGTTGTATGATGTGTTTCCTCTTCGtataagttatattttatttgaaaatgtatcttctgcaGTTGATTTCTTATATCAGGTTAGTCACTGTTTAAGGGTGAATTTCTAGCAGAATTTTCTCATTGGTACCACTCACTGAAAACTGTTGGCAGTTTTAATGCAAACTGTTTTATGAAGCTCCAATGAATTTTAATGCAATATTTTGTATAGAGGTCAGATTATTTTGTAGCTAGAGTAGTTAGTAAATTAGAATTTGGACAAAATTTTATGATCCATGCTCTGAAAATCACTGTGATCTATTGTAATGAAGATTTTATAGTATTTctatagatattataataattatttttttttgactttgaaaatagttttgtaTGGGCTTTGATGTTTTTGTATTAATTGATGAAGCTCGTAATTCTTTTTTCATCCCAGttgattgaaattaaatgaGTGCTCAAATATCAACCTATAAATCGATAATTCTCTTAgaatttaatttcattcaatcatcAGCATTTACGATGATTTATGAAGCCGCCGATTCATTTTGTGAGTTTATAAGTTCTAGTATAAGGTTTTTATTCTTGTCAGTAAAATACTGTAGTATCAATAAGACTAAACGTTATTATAAGATAATGCCAAATTCACAAAAGTTCTAATTGCACAAAACAATCTCATACAATGAAAATGAACAAATCtaaattatcatttaaatataatatgttaACCAATAAAGTGATCATCTCCTAAACCAATCTATGAAAATCTCCTACAATAAGCTAATTGATATACTTCATTAATTCTCACAAtaagtaaaattaaaattataatgatagggagaggaaaataagTTATGCTAAGAATTCTAAAACAAACTGTAAAAACTGGAATTTTTTCCCAATCTTTGTGCAATATAAATAGTTAGTATCTATACAATGTAGCATAATATGAAGGTACTTATTATGCCTTCACCAAACAGTATTGTACAATTTAGTTTTATATTCTACCCATTCCAAATATATTAAACGGTAATTTATTTGcaagtttttgttgttttttgttCTCGAttacaattttcataaaatttaatcTTGTTTTTAGttcaaattttaaatgaatacgTGTGCTCCCTGGCCCACTGATTTGTttgtaattttaaataatatttaacctatgaatattttaatataaaaaatataacacAACATAGTTGAGACAGTGTGCAAAGCaatagtttgttatttttttgtgaatgtgaaataaaatttatattctataatttGGTCTGTTAATTGTCCATGCAGACCTCCCTTCCTCGATATTTATACTATTCAAAGACCTGTACAACATACCCTCTCATGAGTCGAAAAATGGTCAAGTTTAATGAAATAAGAATTCTATGATGAAAACACATACAATATCCCATGAGATGTGTTATGTGTAAGATGTATAATTGAATAAGTTTAACACATACAATTAAATATCTCATGATATGCTTGGATAATAATTTACTTATAGTGAGATTGTCGTTATAAATTCATTGGACGACATAGCtgccaaatttatttttccactgccttctgtagTAACTTTCCAACTTATATAGCTGTGATATTATTCATCCCAGTTCCTGTATctgttaaaataataattgttgattctttaaaataatgatcaattatatctgAAATAGCctattcattttaatattttatttaccacaaatatatataatatcttttcatgatacatttaaaaatacattttcgtaataaagatgaaatattctagAACCGtatagttaattatatttcaaattcaaattcaaattttattcaatccaattcacaatatttacaaatcatgagaaaaaaaataatacagcttaacaatattagagtaataagttaataatttataaagtacataaaagtctaatttattaaacaataacatCAGACAAGAATTCAAACATGCTAAACCAggactaatttgtgaatttggatagaaaaatactgcttgctgagagtacaaaactctacgtctgcgagcaggaatgaatatatgataatttatgaatttatagagaagtagaaaaatataaaaagaagaaagaaagaaaaatcagcaaccaatcactcacacattcacactTTCCAATTCCAGCTCATTTAGCCAATGCATAGCTACCATTATCAGAGTATTTTAACTAAGAAACCACATTGAATAAGGTCTCTAGATAATCAGGCATAAGACCTCTAAGCCATCcaagaacttttgttttaaaaacaagtcgattttgtgttctcttaatttcaagaggaatattgttgaaaaacttagggccgagaaatacaaacgatttcaTAGTAGCCTACAAACGATTCGGCAACGGTAAGGAGTTTCCTTTCTCAGTAATCTAGTTGTTAGAGGTAACTTATATGCGTTGTCCAATGTCAGACAAGGATGAGTGGTAGAAGACTTGAAAGCTCTGTTCATTATAAaggatattttcatttcatttctgaCAAGAATAGTAAACCAATGTAAATCTGTTAATCCGGTGCTGATTTTataaatgaatctcactatatagaTAGGTAATTTTGAAGTACTCTTCCATATCAATTTCTGTTGatctttatgaaaattatttttaaaatctataCATGTCCACCACAATAACGGCTCGGACACCTAAAGTGAACTAAAATCAACCCTTCATTCAATgcctattcaatttattatctgATAATTCTGTTAAAttcctttataattattatttttcaaatctataaGTTTCATGTCCACAATAACGTCGGACATGTGAACCGAACTAAAATTAACCCCACATTCAATGCCTTTTAATTTATTATCTGATAATTCTGTTGaaatcttttataatatttttctatcaataCAAGTCCATAATAACGGCACGGACACCTAAAGTGAACTAAATCAACCCTACATTTAATgccttttcaattttttttaaaagaaaatcCTTTTAATAGAAAACAACCCTACATTCAATGCCTTTTTAATTTACTATCTGTTAATCCTGTTAAAATATTCCATAAAACATAGAAAACAATCCATActgaaattacaaaaattaactACACATTCAAtgcattttcaattaattatctaATGATTCTGTTAAAATCCTTCATAATATTTCTTTatcaatacatatccacaaTAACGGCACGGATACCTAAAGTGAACTAAAATCAACCCTTCATTCAATGCCTTTTAATTTATTATCTGATAATTCTGTTTAAAtcctttataataattatttctcaaatctACAAGTTACATGTCAGTTTATTATCTGAAAATCCTTTTAATAGAAAACAACCCCACATTCAATGCCTTTTCAATTTACTATTTGTTAATCCTGTTAAAATCTTCCGTAAAACATAGAAAACAATCAATACTACTGCTAAAATGGCTCCCAAGATAGCTGCAATAACGTCCAAACAGTGATACTGGTACCAGGCCAGATCCATAGATGCAGGCTTGATGTGATTGGCTCCGTTGTGCCTCAACACGTACTCTATCCACCAGACTGCTGTCTCAATGGCGGGCATTGGCTTGTCGTTTGTGATTTGTGACAGTTTCATCATGTTCTCTTTGTAGCTGAAAAAACCAAATAGgttatttaaattatattattatagaaatggcacaaggttaccttatttttttctccctataattttgatgatgtacttattgtatgaatcaataaagaataaataaataagctattTAGAACCCACAGTACAAGGCGCTCCTTGTTTATCGCTTGTATGGGCCAAAATATAGTGGAGCGGGGAAGGTAGAGGGTAGCGGAGAAGGTAGAGGCTGAGACAACTGATACAAGATCTCCAGATCAAAGAGACAACTTGAACATTATCTTTAGTCTATAGTAAAAGGTAGCGGAGTAGGTAACTGACTGTTGAAAAGTAATGCATGATGTTTTCAAATGTGTCAGAACTAACTTGGCGGAGCGGCTAAGGTATGATAGGAGGTAGAAGGAAGCAGAGGCATTATTTTAGATGAATGTATCATTTTCAACACTCTGTTCCGTCTCTGTTGAACTCAACCTTCTTCATCGCTTCACCATGTTAGACCCATAGCAAAATACAAATTCTACAGTAAAGCGCTACCGCATGAATTTCGTTCAGTACCTATATCGTTTACTGAGTGATTGTCATTAGAAGATTCTTGACACCTATAAAGTTGTGACACGAAGCtcaatattatgtttatatatactGCTAATTGAGTTGTTTAATTCtgtataaaattttgtttttatttgaatttgctgaaaaaaatctttatcttcattttaaaacttcTCATTCAAAAAATCTTCAAACACAGTTAGTTTTTGCTGGTATGtagttatatatttatattgatattgatttatcaataaggAAAACACAAAAATGTAGTCAACTATCACAAAgttaataaaaaaaacacaaacaTTACTATGGACATGAAACACCAGATGACTATGCGatggtgtcatcttcagttTGTCTTTTTTATAAAGGAAATTTGTGGTAGAGGCTAGTTGACAACATCGCGTGTTTTCATTAACTATcttcatttctatattcattcatttattaaaaaatatatataataaatcctACAATATGATTGGCAGAGGACAACAGGCTGAACCCTAAACCAAAAAATACATTCTGTACCCGAACTGTCTCCCTCCCAATTTTTGACGGACAAAAGTTTCCAAAACAATAAGCTTATGCTTACACTTCTCTGAAACAAATATATGTGTCAAATTTCCACTCCAAAGCAACATGAACTggaaatttacaatttttatggttgaaaaactgaataaaaatatttactccTCTATTTCACTCATAACTTACATATTTTTAACTCAATCaccattaaggctgtgcaaatgctaaaaataaattttctactcgtgatattttttaaagttttttgatttgtatatcatcaagctatcaaaatggaaagttttctcaggaaaacatttttttccgatcattactttttgagataagaGCGCCTAAAgatcaaatttttgggacagaacatttcaaattcggtaagagatagatCCATGAGAtatagaggatagattcttcatggtattcctgatctagtaaaacaaaaattttctgaaaatatcaatttctagatagttattcaatttactaaaaataactttcagttgagttattcttggttattttcggtaaattaaataacttttacaagaattgatattttcagaaaatttttgttttactagatcgaCAATAAcataaagaatctatcctccaaatctcatggatttatatcttaccgaatttgaaatgttctgtcccaaaaatttaatctttaggcgctcatatctcaaaaaataatgatcggaaaaaatgttttcctgaggaaacttcttcattttaatagcttgatgatatacaagtcgaaaaactttgaaaaatatcacgagtagaaagtttatttttagcctttgcacagccttaattagAATATTTTGGAATATGTTTTCAGCCACAAACCTTGAATTAGTGAGCAGCTGCTCCAAATTCTGGAAGACATTTTCATAGCTGATGTCATTGAACTCCATGGCTCTGCCCGCTCCTGAATCGACCAGCTTTCTAGCATTGAAGTCCTGGTCGCCGAACATTGGGAAGCCCAGTATAGGTATTCCAAAAGAGATAGCCTCCTGGAAACTCTGTAGACCCACTTGGCTTATGAACAGTTTCGTTTTTGGGTGTGCTGGAAAAATTATTTGCACatagatattcatttattcaatcattcagaattacacaacttacagaaaagtaccacgggcttataagcccaaaacggtcccaattctaatttatacaacagtccaaatgtagctagaggttatgtgtgtgtcacttcaaaatttattttatataatattatatttaggaaatttatcatgttttatgttatgttctccttcttaatttttaaaagaaagTAGAATTTCATTCTTCATATCCTTCTCCCCTCTCACCCCCAAGTAACACTGTTtgtgaattgtattttttttttttttaagaatagAATTCCATTCAGGAAGTCCATGAGAAAAATCGATAGAATCAATACTATTTTGAAAGGTTGTTGAAGATCATGTAATATACTATCCCAATCGAAACCCCCcaaaaatgatttaaaaatgTGGACCAAATTTACCAAGAATCGATTGTTGGGGAAGCCATTTCCTCACTAGTACATTATCAGGCTGGCCTGGCAAACGTTCGTCCGCCTCCCACTTCCAGAGCACTCTGTAGCTGGGCAGTTGAGCAAAAGCCCTGATAAATGCAGCCCTCTTATTGGCTGGCACCGAAGTGCCTTTCATATTACTGCCTAAACTGAAATAGATCACGCCATCCTGTGATTGGTCCATCCAAGTTTGGAGGTCCTGtcaaacaaatcaaatcaatcagttCAAAAATCGAGCAACCACTCAAGCTATCAAATAATAGCTTATAAGCTAATTAAGCtagttaataacttaatttagcttgtctttttataaaatgttgtaTAGCATTTAAGAGTTTTGATTTCATATAAATAtcacaatcagaaaaaaattccaatattatcaatgaatactAGAGTGTAGGCTATCAAGGCACTCGCTAAGATACGGGAATCTTCTATGTCTATAATGGAATTGGTTATTAAAGAACAAAATTACTACAGTATTATACTATATAAATGTTGGCGAAATAATAATGTGAggcttaggctcaactcacacttacgcgactccgTATTTGAACTGTGTGGACAGTGACTAATGTTAATAGAacgaaattattataataccaTAGCAAGTGATTAATTGCAATTTCCTTTTCACTTATAATATGATCAGTGTTGTTGGATATTCAAGAATCTTAGCTTCATGAAATGTATGATGAAAATTGAATCTTCTATTTCCAATTCTGAATTTGAAATGGTTCATGAGAACAACATAACCAATATTAAAACTCACTCCAGGCTCCATAATACCGTACCTAttcttgaatattgaaaaatattgaaacgtTGAGCCCAGATACTGTAAACGAATTATACACGCTCTGTAAAAAACTGATATTTGtagtattcaatcaatcaaatcaacatTTTAATTCATTATCGAACATATTTCTCACAAATGGAGATGCAGATATTTCCAGTATTACAAAATGGTAaagtaaatatttttcatgaacttTTACCTGTGGCAAGGGGTCAGGCTTACGGAGATGCATCGGTCCCACATTAATTGTATTAGGATGCAGAGGCCTCGGGTACCCAGTGGCTAAGTCAGCGCTCACTATCATCATGCTAATATTTTTCTCCAATTCATATGCGGTGTGCCTTGCATTCCcaaaatatttctgtatcaacTCTTCATGTAGAGGATCCAAGTAGCGCAATTTTATATACTGACAATAGatgttgattgaaaaattgacCAGGCGTTCCAAGAATGACATTTTGTGGCCGTACGGGTAGAAAATTGTCGGAATATAAGATGGTAGCTCAGGGTTACCAACTTTTGCGTTGGAGATTGGGAACGGGTGCACTGTTACTATGGATAATACTGCAGGGTTGCCAACCAATTCACTGAAGCCTAGATAACTGGAGTAGCTGAGTCCTTCATAGATGATTAGGTCAAATGTGGTG
This genomic interval carries:
- the LOC111053419 gene encoding UDP-glycosyltransferase UGT5 isoform X2, producing MYLSLVILWTISALNFCDGAKILGIFPTASFSHQQPLLAVTRALAEKGHELTVITTNPSKTPLKNHREIDISFLYQEWPELQQNRIFSLQERVNAFSHVGDFPLFIEYFSHKALGSNQLQDFIREVNGTTFDLIIYEGLSYSSYLGFSELVGNPAVLSIVTVHPFPISNAKVGNPELPSYIPTIFYPYGHKMSFLERLVNFSINIYCQYIKLRYLDPLHEELIQKYFGNARHTAYELEKNISMMIVSADLATGYPRPLHPNTINVGPMHLRKPDPLPQDLQTWMDQSQDGVIYFSLGSNMKGTSVPANKRAAFIRAFAQLPSYRVLWKWEADERLPGQPDNVLVRKWLPQQSILAHPKTKLFISQVGLQSFQEAISFGIPILGFPMFGDQDFNARKLVDSGAGRAMEFNDISYENVFQNLEQLLTNSSYKENMMKLSQITNDKPMPAIETAVWWIEYVLRHNGANHIKPASMDLAWYQYHCLDVIAAILGAILAVVLIVFYVLRKILTGLTNSKLKRH
- the LOC111053419 gene encoding UDP-glycosyltransferase UGT5 isoform X1 — encoded protein: MMYLSLVILWTISALNFCDGAKILGIFPTASFSHQQPLLAVTRALAEKGHELTVITTNPSKTPLKNHREIDISFLYQEWPELQQNRIFSLQERVNAFSHVGDFPLFIEYFSHKALGSNQLQDFIREVNGTTFDLIIYEGLSYSSYLGFSELVGNPAVLSIVTVHPFPISNAKVGNPELPSYIPTIFYPYGHKMSFLERLVNFSINIYCQYIKLRYLDPLHEELIQKYFGNARHTAYELEKNISMMIVSADLATGYPRPLHPNTINVGPMHLRKPDPLPQDLQTWMDQSQDGVIYFSLGSNMKGTSVPANKRAAFIRAFAQLPSYRVLWKWEADERLPGQPDNVLVRKWLPQQSILAHPKTKLFISQVGLQSFQEAISFGIPILGFPMFGDQDFNARKLVDSGAGRAMEFNDISYENVFQNLEQLLTNSSYKENMMKLSQITNDKPMPAIETAVWWIEYVLRHNGANHIKPASMDLAWYQYHCLDVIAAILGAILAVVLIVFYVLRKILTGLTNSKLKRH